The Vibrio rhizosphaerae genome includes a region encoding these proteins:
- a CDS encoding glyceraldehyde-3-phosphate dehydrogenase, with translation MSPEKHLLDWHAGQTIAESMSPLIGQLYRTRGVEVILFGKTLINAATIEIIKTHRIARRYIGSPLDLQQTRPVLQQLAELELTPSRIDIGQLAHRYWQHHDDESGLKDYLQTSLHAALTQKPKAPQKDVVLYGFGRIGRLLARLLIEKSGPGYPLRLRAIVVRGGKDGDLEKRASLLRRDSVHGLFNGSITVDHERKAIIANGNYIQIIYAHQPQDIDYTDYGIHDALIVDNTGVWRDQAGLSQHLQCQGAAKVLLTAPGKGEMKNIVFGVNESTIQPEDTIISAASCTTNAITPVLKAVHEQYGILSGHIETVHSFTNDQNLIDNFHPGERRGRSASLNMVLTSTGAAKAVAKALPELAGKLTGNAIRVPTPNVSMAVANLNLASETNKETLNHYLRDIALNSSLAPQIDYTESTEIVSTDLVGSRYAGVVDGAATIAQDSRCVLYIWYDNEFGYSGQVIHCMEQMMGVRYKTYPTQ, from the coding sequence ATGAGCCCAGAGAAACACCTACTCGACTGGCACGCTGGCCAAACGATTGCGGAATCCATGTCTCCCCTCATCGGGCAGCTATACCGAACTCGGGGTGTTGAAGTGATTTTATTCGGTAAAACGCTGATCAACGCAGCAACGATTGAAATCATCAAGACACATCGGATCGCCCGTCGCTATATTGGTTCTCCCCTCGATTTACAACAAACACGCCCTGTTTTACAACAGCTTGCTGAACTCGAATTAACCCCGAGCCGTATCGATATCGGTCAACTCGCCCATCGGTACTGGCAACACCATGACGATGAATCCGGCCTGAAGGATTATTTACAAACGTCACTTCACGCAGCATTGACGCAAAAACCTAAAGCGCCCCAGAAAGATGTTGTGCTGTATGGATTCGGTCGAATTGGTCGCTTACTGGCTCGCCTGCTCATCGAAAAAAGTGGCCCCGGTTATCCCTTACGTTTACGGGCAATTGTGGTTCGCGGCGGCAAAGACGGTGATTTGGAAAAACGTGCCAGTTTACTCCGTCGTGACTCGGTTCACGGCCTGTTCAACGGCAGTATTACCGTGGATCATGAACGGAAAGCAATCATTGCCAACGGAAATTATATTCAGATCATTTATGCCCACCAGCCACAAGACATCGATTATACCGATTACGGGATTCACGATGCACTGATCGTCGACAACACGGGGGTCTGGCGCGATCAAGCCGGTTTAAGCCAGCATCTGCAATGTCAGGGAGCAGCCAAAGTGCTCCTGACCGCTCCGGGCAAAGGTGAAATGAAGAATATCGTCTTCGGGGTCAATGAATCCACGATTCAGCCGGAGGACACCATCATTTCAGCCGCCAGTTGCACGACCAACGCAATTACACCGGTATTAAAAGCAGTCCACGAGCAATATGGGATTTTATCGGGTCATATTGAGACGGTGCATTCATTTACCAACGATCAGAATTTGATCGATAACTTCCATCCCGGTGAACGCCGTGGTCGGAGTGCTTCACTCAATATGGTTCTGACCTCGACCGGCGCAGCGAAAGCGGTTGCCAAAGCCCTGCCGGAACTGGCCGGAAAACTCACCGGCAATGCGATCCGGGTGCCGACACCAAACGTGTCGATGGCGGTTGCCAATCTGAATCTAGCCTCTGAGACGAATAAAGAAACCCTGAATCATTACCTGCGGGATATCGCACTCAATTCATCATTGGCACCACAAATTGATTACACCGAATCCACAGAAATTGTTTCAACAGATTTAGTCGGCTCACGCTATGCCGGTGTTGTCGATGGAGCGGCAACGATTGCGCAAGATTCCCGGTGTGTTCTGTACATCTGGTATGACAATGAATTTGGATACAGTGGTCAGGTGATTCACTGTATGGAACAAATGATGGGGGTTCGTTACAAAACTTATCCGACTCAATAA
- a CDS encoding cytochrome b: MSTDVKNYNLVARSIHWLSAIVIVGMFAVGVWMVDLSYYSTWYHEAPFLHKSVGILVALLTIFRVIWKASTVSPKVTGSRFEKIASKAVHHTMYLDLFVIFVSGYLISTEDGRGIDVFNWFTIPGAGALFEGQADLAGVVHKIAAWTLIIMVVLHVLAALQHHFISKDDTLRKMIGASKS, translated from the coding sequence ATGAGCACTGATGTTAAAAACTATAATCTTGTCGCTAGGAGCATACATTGGCTATCGGCAATCGTTATTGTGGGAATGTTTGCTGTTGGTGTCTGGATGGTTGATCTGTCTTACTACAGCACTTGGTATCATGAGGCACCTTTCTTACATAAATCGGTCGGGATACTTGTGGCACTTTTAACCATTTTCCGTGTGATTTGGAAAGCCTCAACCGTCTCACCAAAAGTGACAGGGTCTCGTTTTGAAAAAATTGCATCGAAAGCAGTTCACCACACGATGTATCTAGATTTGTTCGTTATCTTTGTCTCCGGCTATTTGATTTCTACAGAAGATGGTCGCGGGATTGATGTATTTAACTGGTTTACGATTCCCGGCGCCGGAGCGCTCTTTGAAGGGCAGGCTGATCTCGCAGGCGTTGTTCACAAAATCGCAGCTTGGACATTGATCATTATGGTCGTTTTGCATGTCTTAGCTGCCCTACAACACCACTTTATTTCCAAAGATGATACATTACGAAAAATGATAGGAGCATCTAAATCATGA
- a CDS encoding YceI family protein, translated as MKKALLATGLALTTTLSFGAMAADYVIDTEGGHASINFTVSHLGYSYIQGRFNRFDGTFSYDPKNITASKVEVKVDTTSLDSNHAERDKHIRGGEFIDAGKYSTATFKSTSIEDQGDGEFTINGDLTLHGQTKPISIDAELIGAGPDPWGGERAGFEGTTTLQLSDFGIKAMDMVETVDMQLYVEGIKK; from the coding sequence ATGAAAAAGGCATTACTCGCAACAGGGTTGGCATTGACGACAACTTTATCTTTTGGCGCAATGGCTGCCGATTATGTTATCGACACAGAAGGGGGCCACGCATCGATTAACTTCACCGTGAGTCATTTGGGATACAGTTATATTCAGGGACGTTTTAATCGTTTTGACGGAACATTCTCTTATGATCCGAAGAATATCACCGCATCAAAGGTTGAGGTTAAAGTCGATACCACTTCTTTGGATTCAAACCACGCGGAGCGAGATAAGCACATTCGCGGCGGAGAATTTATTGATGCAGGCAAATATTCGACTGCAACGTTTAAAAGCACCAGTATTGAAGATCAAGGTGATGGTGAGTTCACGATCAATGGCGATTTGACTTTGCACGGGCAGACTAAACCGATCAGCATTGATGCAGAACTGATTGGTGCGGGTCCTGATCCATGGGGCGGTGAGCGTGCTGGTTTTGAAGGCACGACAACACTACAGTTATCTGACTTTGGTATCAAAGCCATGGACATGGTTGAAACTGTGGATATGCAGCTTTATGTAGAAGGTATTAAAAAGTAA